Proteins encoded within one genomic window of Lynx canadensis isolate LIC74 chromosome B2, mLynCan4.pri.v2, whole genome shotgun sequence:
- the LOC115514701 gene encoding olfactory receptor 2B11-like encodes MKHMNESFPEDFILMGFTKYSRLDLPLFFALLISYTLTPLGNIAIILVSQLDSQLQSPMYFFLTNLSFLDLCFATTTVPQMLFNLGGSNKNITYIGCRVQAYVFHWLGCTECVLLGIMALDRYVAVCKPLRSSVIMDHKHCQQLSSSAWLIGLANSLLQSTLTVQLPLCGNQELDYLFCELPGLIKMACTDTTINEVTLAVVATFLIMGPLSMILVSYSCIAQAVFRIPSADRRLKAFNTCSSHLLVVSLFYGPGIYVYMQPSGDSPQDLTKALTLFYCVITPMANPFIYTLRNKDVKGALRRFLRSAILSKRI; translated from the coding sequence ATGAAGCACATGAATGAAAGTTTTCcagaagatttcattcttatgggTTTTACCAAATACTCTCGGTTGgatctccctctcttctttgccCTCCTGATTTCCTACACGTTGACACCGTTGGGAAATATTGCTATTATTCTGGTTTCTCAACTAGATTCCCAACTCCAAAGTCCTATGTATTTCTTCCTCACAAACCTCTCCTTTTTGGACCTCTGTTTCGCCACCACGACTGTACCCCAAATGCTGTTCAACTTGGGAGGCTCCAACAAGAACATCACTTATATAGGCTGTAGGGTGCAGGCCTATGTATTTCACTGGCTGGGCTGTACTGAATGTGTCCTGCTTGGCATCATGGCCTTAGACCGCTATGTGGCCGTGTGTAAGCCTCTGAGGTCCTCTGTAATCATGGACCACAAGCACTGCCAGCAGCTCTCCAGCTCAGCCTGGCTCATTGGTCTGGCAAATTCACTGCTGCAGTCGACACTCACAGTCCAGCTGCCCCTGTGTGGGAATCAGGAGCTAGATTACCTCTTTTGTGAGCTGCCCGGGCTTATTAAGATGGCTTGCACGGACACCACAATCAATGAGGTCACTTTAGCAGTGGTGGCCACCTTTCTGATAATGGGACCCCTCTCCATGATTCTTGTCTCTTACAGTTGTATTGCCCAAGCTGTATTTCGAATCCCTTCTGCTGATAGGAGACTTAAGGCCTTCAACACTTGTTCATCACACTTACTGGTGGTGTCTTTATTTTATGGCCCCGGCATCTACGTCTACATGCAGCCCTCAGGGGACAGCCCTCAAGACCTTACCAAAGCTCTGACACTGTTTTACTGTGTTATTACTCCTATGGCCAACCCATTCATCTACACCTTGAGGAACAAGGATGTTAAAGGAGCTTTGAGGAGATTTCTGAGGAGTGCCATTTTGTCCAAAAGAATATGA